In Ctenopharyngodon idella isolate HZGC_01 chromosome 20, HZGC01, whole genome shotgun sequence, the following proteins share a genomic window:
- the si:dkey-221h15.4 gene encoding epidermal retinol dehydrogenase 2 isoform X1 produces MHNQVIQSFERILHNLWFIKDIFELILGAVFYFFEAFVRLFIPRCKKDVEGEIVLVTGAANGIGKLIAKELGHYGATLVLWDINSEALDKTAKELKRVLDVRVYAYTCDCSRRSEVYRVAELVKREVGDVSILVNNAGMVTGKYTFIEAPDSLVDRTLRVNVAAHFWTYKAFLPAMLQRNHGHLVCVACHGALFAMNGLADYCASKSAAVSFAESIALELLVLKKEGIKTTIVCPYLINTKMFGGCQTKRPSFLPVLDQRHAAKQIVDAILQEKMYLLLPSSLYFLMALKSLMPAKLGIIFVNFFGGMDLMDHFRGVPVPIISYKKPQRQRNDSVSDPQTLIYYN; encoded by the exons ATGCATAACCAGGTTATTCAGAGCTTTGAGAGGATACTTCACAATCTCTGGTtcataaaagacatttttgagCTCATTCTTGGAGCAGtcttttacttttttgaagCCTTTGTTCGACTCTTTATTCCACGTTGCAAGAAAGATGTTGAGGGAGAGATAGTCTTGGTGACTGGTGCTGCAAATGGGATTGGAAAACTGATTGCCAAAGAACTTGGACACTATGGAGCAACATTAGTCTTATGGGATATCAACTCGGAGGCACTGGACAAAACAGCAAAAGAATTAAAGCGAGTATTGGATGTGAGAGTGTATGCCTATACCTGCGACTGCAGCAGAAGAAGTGAGGTCTACAGAGTAGCTGAATtg GTTAAAAGGGAGGTTGGAGATGTGTCAATCTTGGTGAACAACGCAGGCATGGTAACAGGAAAATACACTTTCATTGAAGCCCCTGACAGTCTGGTGGATAGAACACTAAGGGTCAATGTTGCTGCTCATTTCTGg ACTTACAAGGCGTTTCTCCCAGCTATGCTGCAACGGAACCATGGGCACCTGGTCTGCGTGGCATGCCATGGAGCGTTGTTTGCAATGAATGGCCTTGCAG ACTATTGCGCAAGCAAGTCTGCAGCAGTGAGCTTTGCAGAATCTATTGCACTGGAGCTGCTTGTCCTTAAAAAGGAAGGGATCAAAACAACAATAGTGTGTCCCTACCTAATAAATACCAAAATGTTTGGGGGATGTCAAACAAA GAGACCGTCTTTTCTTCCAGTCTTGGATCAAAGACATGCAGCAAAACAGATTGTGGATGCCATACTACAGGAGAAGATGTACTTGTTGTTACCCTCAAGTCTATATTTCTTGATGGCACTTAAGAG TCTCATGCCTGCCAAACTGGGCATCATCTTTGTGAACTTTTTTGGTGGGATGGATTTGATGGATCACTTCAGAGGGGTCCCTGTACCCATCATCAGCTACAAAAAGCCTCAGCGCCAACGAAATGACAGCGTCAGTGATCCACAAACTCTTATCTATTACAACTAG
- the si:dkey-221h15.4 gene encoding short-chain dehydrogenase/reductase family 16C member 6 isoform X2, with protein sequence MHNQVIQSFERILHNLWFIKDIFELILGAVFYFFEAFVRLFIPRCKKDVEGEIVLVTGAANGIGKLIAKELGHYGATLVLWDINSEALDKTAKELKRVLDVRVYAYTCDCSRRSEVYRVAELVKREVGDVSILVNNAGMVTGKYTFIEAPDSLVDRTLRVNVAAHFWTYKAFLPAMLQRNHGHLVCVACHGALFAMNGLADYCASKSAAVSFAESIALELLVLKKEGIKTTIVCPYLINTKMFGGCQTNLGSKTCSKTDCGCHTTGEDVLVVTLKSIFLDGT encoded by the exons ATGCATAACCAGGTTATTCAGAGCTTTGAGAGGATACTTCACAATCTCTGGTtcataaaagacatttttgagCTCATTCTTGGAGCAGtcttttacttttttgaagCCTTTGTTCGACTCTTTATTCCACGTTGCAAGAAAGATGTTGAGGGAGAGATAGTCTTGGTGACTGGTGCTGCAAATGGGATTGGAAAACTGATTGCCAAAGAACTTGGACACTATGGAGCAACATTAGTCTTATGGGATATCAACTCGGAGGCACTGGACAAAACAGCAAAAGAATTAAAGCGAGTATTGGATGTGAGAGTGTATGCCTATACCTGCGACTGCAGCAGAAGAAGTGAGGTCTACAGAGTAGCTGAATtg GTTAAAAGGGAGGTTGGAGATGTGTCAATCTTGGTGAACAACGCAGGCATGGTAACAGGAAAATACACTTTCATTGAAGCCCCTGACAGTCTGGTGGATAGAACACTAAGGGTCAATGTTGCTGCTCATTTCTGg ACTTACAAGGCGTTTCTCCCAGCTATGCTGCAACGGAACCATGGGCACCTGGTCTGCGTGGCATGCCATGGAGCGTTGTTTGCAATGAATGGCCTTGCAG ACTATTGCGCAAGCAAGTCTGCAGCAGTGAGCTTTGCAGAATCTATTGCACTGGAGCTGCTTGTCCTTAAAAAGGAAGGGATCAAAACAACAATAGTGTGTCCCTACCTAATAAATACCAAAATGTTTGGGGGATGTCAAACAAA TCTTGGATCAAAGACATGCAGCAAAACAGATTGTGGATGCCATACTACAGGAGAAGATGTACTTGTTGTTACCCTCAAGTCTATATTTCTTGATGGCACTTAA